Proteins encoded in a region of the Cytophagia bacterium CHB2 genome:
- a CDS encoding Uma2 family endonuclease: MSVNLTSSKKIDFAEYLALPETMQRYEIIDGEIIMAPAPTARHQIVLGNLYRALFSFVSKRRLGFVLFAPLDVVVRRKPRLRTRQPDLIFVSTARQHLVGDRIDGAPDLAVEILSPEETRHKIAAKLKDYCRIGVRECWLVSLEAETIEVLRLSTGKAKRLDLYDFGDVVRSEVLPDLALSTKKMFA; this comes from the coding sequence ATGTCCGTCAATCTTACCAGCTCAAAAAAAATTGATTTTGCAGAATATCTTGCGCTGCCGGAAACGATGCAGCGTTATGAAATTATCGATGGGGAGATAATCATGGCGCCTGCACCGACGGCCCGGCATCAAATCGTGCTGGGCAATTTGTATCGCGCGCTGTTCAGCTTTGTTTCGAAGCGAAGATTGGGATTCGTTCTCTTCGCGCCGTTGGATGTCGTCGTGCGCCGCAAGCCCAGGCTGCGCACCCGGCAGCCGGATTTGATTTTTGTGAGCACAGCGCGACAACACCTCGTGGGCGATAGAATCGACGGCGCGCCGGATCTTGCCGTCGAGATTTTGTCTCCGGAGGAGACCCGCCATAAAATTGCGGCGAAGCTCAAAGATTATTGCCGCATCGGCGTGCGCGAATGCTGGCTTGTTTCTCTCGAAGCCGAGACCATCGAAGTGCTGCGCCTTTCCACAGGCAAAGCCAAACGCCTCGACCTTTACGACTTCGGCGACGTTGTGCGCTCCGAAGTTTTACCTGATTTGGCTTTATCCACGAAAAAAATGTTCGCATGA
- the gatB gene encoding Asp-tRNA(Asn)/Glu-tRNA(Gln) amidotransferase subunit GatB: MPYEPVIGLEVHAQLSTESKIFSSVSTTFGAAPNSQVSPVCAGLPGVLPVLNRKAVEFAIKMGLATNCKIAPFSLFARKHYFYPDLPKGYQISQYEEPLCEHGWLDLELENGTHKRVRIIRIHLEEDAGKSIHAEEFVAENETLIDLNRCGVPLIEIVSGPDIASPREANRYLASMQQLVRYLGICDGNMEEGSLRCDANVSVRPVGHKEFGTKIEIKNMNSIRHVERALEAEIQRQIDILENGGTIAQETRLWDASRGATISMRSKEFEHDYRYFPEPDLAPLRVDEEWRERVKASLPELPQARRKRFMEEYKLSRPHAEVLTEERGIADYFENVARHVADAKQAANWVMGEVLRVLSDEKIEISAFNLPPQALAEMITHIEQGAINNKVAREVFEQMWATGKSAREIVKEKGLEQVSDAGVIEKAIAEVLAAHPEEVARYRAGEQKVFGFLVGQLMKATRGKVNPQMANQVLREKLE, from the coding sequence ATGCCCTACGAACCCGTCATCGGCTTGGAAGTTCACGCGCAACTTTCGACCGAATCAAAAATTTTCTCTTCTGTCAGCACAACATTCGGTGCGGCCCCGAATTCACAAGTCTCTCCGGTTTGCGCGGGTTTGCCCGGCGTGCTGCCGGTGTTGAATCGCAAGGCCGTCGAGTTTGCTATTAAAATGGGGCTTGCGACCAATTGCAAAATTGCGCCGTTTTCGCTTTTTGCGCGCAAGCATTATTTCTATCCCGACCTGCCCAAAGGCTATCAAATCTCACAGTATGAAGAGCCGTTGTGCGAGCACGGCTGGCTCGATCTTGAACTCGAAAACGGAACGCACAAACGTGTGCGCATCATTCGCATTCATCTTGAAGAGGATGCCGGCAAATCCATTCATGCGGAAGAATTTGTTGCGGAGAATGAGACGCTTATCGACTTGAACCGCTGCGGCGTGCCGTTGATTGAAATCGTCAGCGGGCCAGATATCGCTTCGCCGCGCGAAGCGAATCGTTATCTCGCGAGCATGCAGCAGCTCGTGCGCTATCTTGGCATTTGCGACGGCAACATGGAAGAAGGCAGCCTGCGCTGTGATGCGAATGTTTCCGTGCGGCCGGTGGGCCACAAGGAATTTGGAACAAAAATCGAAATCAAGAACATGAACTCGATACGTCACGTCGAGCGTGCGCTCGAGGCCGAGATACAGCGCCAGATTGACATTTTGGAAAATGGCGGAACCATCGCACAAGAAACCCGGTTGTGGGATGCCAGCCGCGGCGCGACGATTTCGATGCGTTCGAAGGAATTCGAACACGATTACCGTTATTTCCCCGAGCCGGATCTGGCGCCGTTGCGCGTCGATGAAGAATGGCGCGAACGGGTGAAAGCCTCGTTGCCGGAATTACCGCAGGCGCGGCGCAAGCGTTTTATGGAAGAGTATAAACTCTCGCGGCCGCATGCCGAAGTGTTGACCGAGGAGCGCGGCATTGCCGATTATTTTGAAAACGTTGCGCGGCATGTGGCTGATGCAAAGCAAGCCGCCAATTGGGTGATGGGCGAAGTCTTGCGCGTTCTCAGTGATGAAAAAATCGAAATCAGCGCATTCAATTTGCCGCCGCAGGCGCTGGCCGAAATGATCACGCACATCGAGCAGGGCGCGATCAACAACAAGGTTGCCAGGGAAGTCTTTGAGCAGATGTGGGCAACAGGAAAATCCGCAAGGGAGATTGTCAAGGAAAAAGGCCTGGAGCAGGTTTCCGATGCGGGCGTGATTGAGAAAGCCATCGCCGAGGTGCTGGCGGCGCATCCCGAGGAGGTTGCGCGCTATCGCGCCGGCGAGCAGAAAGTTTTTGGATTCCTCGTGGGGCAATTGATGAAGGCCACGCGCGGCAAAGTGAATCCGCAAATGGCGAATCAGGTGTTGCGGGAGAAGCTTGAATAA